The genome window TCGGCCGGGGAGAGGCATCCGGCCCAGCTATCGAAGATCTGGACCGCCTGGCAGCCGTTTTCCACCTGCTTCTGGAGGTAGCCGACGACGCTCGTCACGAGCCGGGAGAGGAGCGCGTCCCACGCCCCGCGGTCGGTCCACATCAACGTCTTGGTGCGGATGTAGTTCTTGGAGCCCCCCCCCTCGATGGCGTAGGAGGCGAGAGTGAACGGCGCCCCGGCGAATCCCAGCAGCGGGATGTTCGGTGCGAGCTCCCGACGGATCAGCCGCACCGCTTCGTAGACGTACTCAAATACGGAAAAATCCTCGATCGGCCGGACGCGGTCGACCTCGGCGGCCGAGGTGAGCGGGTTGTGAATGACCGGCCCTTCCCCCTTGGCGTATTCGAGATCAAACCCCATCGGCTGGAGGATCGGCAGGAGGTCCGCGAAGAGAATCGCGGCGTCGACCCCCAGGACCTGCTGGGCCGTCACCGTCACCTCGGCTGCCAGACTCGGGGTCTTGCACAGCTCCATGAACGTGACTTTGCTGCGAACCGCCATGTATTCCGGCAGGTACCGGCCCGCCTGCCGCATGATCCAGACCGGGACCGTGTCGGTCGGCTCGCCCCGGACGGCGCGGAGGAAACGGCTGTTGTGGAGTTCGGAGGTCATGGAGGGGGAAAGGGCTGGGGGGGACGAGGGTCTAGGGACGAGGGGCTGAGGACGAGGGTCTAGGGAGAGGACTACTCTGGTCGCTAGTCCCTCGTCTCTAGTCCCCGGACCACTTTTCGGGGCCCTTTGGCCCACGCGGGGACCGCTCCCGCAGGGTAACGGTCCACCGAAACCATCCATAGTGACTGATTGACGCAATCCGCAAGCAGAGCGTGGGACTCGGTCGGTTGACCCGGGAAAAGGCGGTCTCCCGTGCAATCGTTCGCCAGGTCTTTAAAATCCGGGGATTCAGGACTGCCGGAGTGATTAAATGGCAAAGCAGCGCGTGCGGATCGGGGTTGTCGGAGCGGGAGCGAATACGCGACTGCGGCACATCCCGAATTTTCAGGGCATCGAGGGTGTGGAAGTCGTCGGCGTCGTGAACCGCTCGCCGCAGTCGGGCGCGCGGGTCGCCCACGAATTCGGGATTCCCAAGGTTTTTCCGGACTGGCAGTCGCTCGTCCATTCGCCGGACGTCGACGCCGTCATGATCGGCACCTGGCCGTACATGCACTGTGAAGTGACCTGCGCCGCCCTGGCCGCGGGAAAACACGTCCTGACCGAGGCCCGGATGGCGTCGAACGCCGCCGAAGCCCGGCGGATGGTCGAGGCCTCGAAGGCCCGTCCTGACCTCACCGCCCAGATCGTCCCCAGCCCGTTCGGGCTCGAGTGCGGGCCGGCGATCCAGACCCTCCTCGACGAACGCTACCTCGGGGACCTGCGGGAACTGGTCGTCATCGGGGCCGACGACACGCAGTGGGACTTCAGCCGCCCGATCCACTGGCGGCAGGACGCGCGAAAGAGCGGCCTCAACGTCCTGACGCTCGGCATTATGCACGAGACCGCCATGCGGTGGACCACTCCGGTCGAGCAGGTCTTCGCCCAGTCCCACATCTTCGAACCGACGCGTCCCGATCTCGACGCCGGGACGGAGGTCCAGGTGACGGTTCCGGACAGCCTCCAGGTCATGACCCGTCACGTCGGCGGGGCCCGCGGGATCTACCATTTCAGCGGAATCACGCTCTTCGGCCCGGGGAAGCAGATCCACATGTACGGCAGCCGCGGAACGATCAAGGTTCACTTCGGCGAGCGGGAGAAGGTCTGGGTCGGGCACCAGGGGGATCCGGCCGAGCGCCTGCTCGATATCGCACCCGAGTCGATGGGCCGGTGGCGGGTCGAGGAGGAGTTCATCGGGGTCATCCGCGGCGAGGAGAAGGTGAAATTCACCGACTTCGCCACCGGGCTCCGCTACATGGAATTCACGGAGGCGGTGGCGCTGAGCGCCGAGCGGAACCTGCCGGTCAGTCTCCCTTCGGCCGAAGCCTGAACAGGACCACACCTCGGCTGCCGCGCGTCGGCGGGTGGCAGCCGGTGAGGTCCGCGTTACCCCGAAGGGGTTTCGTCATACAGCCCAGGGTTGCCCGCAACGCGGGCTACCCTGGGTTCCGAAGCGCATGTTCCACCAACCCCAAAGGGGTTGCGTCAAAACGCGGCGATTTGGCGGAACTCCGTTGGGGTTCAACCACCTCATCCTCAAGACCCAGGGTAGCCGCTCCGCGGCAACCCTGGGCTGTTGGGCGTAACCCCTTCGGGGTAGGTGGCGCTCGCCTCGTCACGCCCGGGGACCGCGCTTCGCCTCCGCCTTTGTCCTATCCAGGTTCGATCCCGGAGTGCCGTGAACGGCGGTCTGGACGTCGAATGTGCTGTTCCTCGTCAGAACGGCCGCCGGGGCCGCCCCCCGCCTGTGAGAACCGTTCGGGGAGCGCCGGAGGCGGCGGAATGCGGGGCGTCCGCATAACCCGCAAGGCTTGTCACAAAAGCGGGCCGAATGCGCGAATGCTGGCTGACACCCGTTTTGCCCGCGGGCAAGATCATCCGATCTGTAGCGAGACGGTCCCGTCTGCGATGGGGGCACGGTCTGTGGACATCGGTTCACAAGGTCGTTGACCACGTTGTCGAGGGGGCCGTATGATGTTGGAGATTTTGTCCCAGGCTCCTGGTGTCCGGCAGCATGACGAAAATTGCCAAGATTCTTGTCGTGTTCGTCGCGATGGCCAGCCTGACGTTCCTGGGCTTCGCGATCACCACCACGGTTGGCGGTCCGAACTGGGAAGACCAGATCCCCGCGCTCGTGAACTACAAGATCACGCTCGGGGGGGACTCGGCGAATCCGGTCTGGCAGGCGGTCACCGTCCGCGACGAACCGGTCAACGGCGGCCAGAACAAGGTCCTGGCGAAGGTCCTCATCGCCTGTGTCGAAGACCAGAACCGGCGGGATGCCGAGAAGCTGACCCGCCTCAATGAACGGAAGCCCCAGCTCGAAGAGAAGCTGGCGCAGGTCAAGGCCTCCACCGCTCCGGATGACGCGTCTCTCCTGGGGTACTCCAAGTACCTGCGGGAGCACCTGGACAAGACCGCCAAGGAGATCGAGGCGGCCACCAAGCAGGTGGTCCAGAAGACCGATGAGGTCAAGAAGATCGAAGACGAGATTGCGACGCGCTACCGCGACGTGCTGCGGCTCGAGGCCCAGCTCCGCCAGACCCGCGGCGACCAGTTCCTGCTCACCACGATCCGCCAGCAGCTGATCGACCAGATCGTCCAGGTCGACGGCCTCCTGTCCCGGGCCCGCGAGCGGAACGAACAGTTGTACAACCCCAAGCCTGAGTGAGTGACGAACGCGTCCCCTTCCGTCCGATCCAACGGAAGGGTTCATCCGTCTGTCCGGAGCGAGATCCATGTCCTTTGTCGGAAAGATGCTGGTGGTGCTCAACCTCGTGTTGAGTTTCCTCTTCATGGCGCTCGCCGGCGGTGTGTTTGCCGTTCACAAGACGTGGAAGGAGAAACACACCCAGGCGCAGACCCAGGTCGACGCCGAGAACAAGAAGAACGCCGCCCTCCAGGCCGAGAAGGACACGGCCGCCAAGACGCACCAGGAAGAGAAGGACGCTCTCACGAACCGGGCCGTCGCGGCGGAAGCGAACCTGGGGAACATGACCCAGCAGATCGCGACCCTCACGCAGCAGAACAACGACCTGCAGACCAAGACCCGCCAGTTCCTGGGGGTCGCGGAATCGAAGACCGCGGAAGCGGGCGCCCGTCAGGACGAAACGGCACTCCGCCGGATCGAGAACGACAAGCTCCGCGAACAGCTCAACGCCGTGACCTCGGAGAACCGCAAGTTCCGCGACACCCTCTTCGCCCGGGACATCGAGCTCAAGGAACTCAAGGACCGCTTCAACTCGACGCTGACCGAATACGGCGACATCCGGACCTTCCTGGCCTCCAAGGGGCTCTCCTTCGACCGTGACTCGATCCGCCGGGCCCAGGAGCCCCCCCCGAAGGTCACGGGACTCGTGACCGACGTGAAGCGGGACAAGACGAACCGGCCTGAGTTCGTCGAGATCTCCCTCGGCAGCGACGAAGGTCTGGCGGTCGGCCACAAGATGGACCTCGTCGGCAGCGGTGTGGGGACCCGTTCGGCGGACTGGCTGGGACGGATCCAGATCGTCGACATCGGACCGGACTGGGCGGTCGGCCGGGTGATCGACAAGGCGGTCAACGGGATCGTCGAAAAGGGCGACAACGCCACCACGGAACTGTAAGCCGCCGTCCCGCGATCTCCGGGATTTCTCCTTCTTCCTTCAACACGCGTGACTGCGACAGGTCGATCCCATGGCCAAAGAACCCGCCGCTCCGGACGTCTACGTGAGCCTGCTGTTCGTCTCCGCCGCGGCCCTCATCACCGGCTGCCTGTTCCTCGTCGCCGAACTGATGCGGTACGACTGGAAGTTCTCGTAGCGCTTGCCGGTCCCGTCGAGGGCCGGTAAAACACCCCTTCCCGGACGTTTAGCGCAGCTGGTTAGCGCACTTCCTTCACACGGAAGGGGTCACAGGTTCGAGTCCTGTAACGTCCACTCGTTTGAGCTCGCTTGACCAAGGGAATCGCTGGTTCCCTTGGTTTTTTCTTGCGCGGATCACGCTGCCGTTCATCGGCCGTCGTCTCCGTTCCGCCGCTTTCGGGCAACGGCGGATGTGCAGAATGACCTGCA of Planctomyces sp. SH-PL14 contains these proteins:
- a CDS encoding Gfo/Idh/MocA family protein, with protein sequence MAKQRVRIGVVGAGANTRLRHIPNFQGIEGVEVVGVVNRSPQSGARVAHEFGIPKVFPDWQSLVHSPDVDAVMIGTWPYMHCEVTCAALAAGKHVLTEARMASNAAEARRMVEASKARPDLTAQIVPSPFGLECGPAIQTLLDERYLGDLRELVVIGADDTQWDFSRPIHWRQDARKSGLNVLTLGIMHETAMRWTTPVEQVFAQSHIFEPTRPDLDAGTEVQVTVPDSLQVMTRHVGGARGIYHFSGITLFGPGKQIHMYGSRGTIKVHFGEREKVWVGHQGDPAERLLDIAPESMGRWRVEEEFIGVIRGEEKVKFTDFATGLRYMEFTEAVALSAERNLPVSLPSAEA
- the hemE gene encoding uroporphyrinogen decarboxylase, with amino-acid sequence MTSELHNSRFLRAVRGEPTDTVPVWIMRQAGRYLPEYMAVRSKVTFMELCKTPSLAAEVTVTAQQVLGVDAAILFADLLPILQPMGFDLEYAKGEGPVIHNPLTSAAEVDRVRPIEDFSVFEYVYEAVRLIRRELAPNIPLLGFAGAPFTLASYAIEGGGSKNYIRTKTLMWTDRGAWDALLSRLVTSVVGYLQKQVENGCQAVQIFDSWAGCLSPADYREFVLPHTKRLVAEASRFAPVINFLTGNPALTPLQNEAGGQVLGVDWRVPLREAKSLAGEGRAVQGNLDPIVLYADQGTIRSRAAAVLDEGGRRGHIFNLGHGVLPDVPHQNVKDLVKMVHDLGMAR